The Gillisia sp. Hel_I_86 genome has a segment encoding these proteins:
- a CDS encoding type ISP restriction/modification enzyme produces the protein MDFEDSDIYYQGFSVDELFMKNNTAIVTGRDAFTLNFTKDESKKSIEKFLSLEDEEARSYFNLGNDARDWKVSFAKKDLEANYPYKGIYLKSSHRPFDERWTFYTGNAKGYHSCPKNGIMHHFLSGRNLALIVSKQAISGFNHIFITINICDKNYIGSAAQFGAGNVFPLYLYPEINKQQNLPEHTERTPNLKKEIVGQIAENLGLTFIAKKEVEGNVCMANNEDVRPDFRQTFAPIDILDYIYAVLHSHAYREKYKESLKIGFPRVPYPKNTDSFWKLIKVGGEIRQIHLLESRKVEDYNASYPKDGNNQIKTKIAEKDWELFDKENQLGRIWINEDQYFDDIPLIAWEFYIGGYQPAQKWLKERRGRTLVVDDILHYQKIIVALLKTDRIMKEMDKIEIE, from the coding sequence ATGGATTTTGAAGATAGTGATATTTATTATCAGGGTTTTTCGGTCGATGAACTTTTTATGAAAAACAATACTGCTATTGTAACTGGACGTGATGCATTCACCCTTAATTTCACAAAGGACGAATCAAAAAAATCTATAGAGAAATTCTTGTCTTTAGAAGATGAAGAGGCAAGAAGTTATTTTAATTTGGGAAATGATGCTCGTGATTGGAAAGTTTCTTTTGCCAAAAAGGACTTAGAAGCAAATTATCCATATAAGGGAATTTATTTAAAGTCGAGCCACCGACCTTTTGATGAAAGATGGACATTTTATACAGGTAATGCAAAAGGGTATCATAGTTGTCCAAAGAATGGCATAATGCATCATTTTTTAAGCGGTAGGAATTTAGCGCTTATTGTTTCAAAACAGGCAATTAGCGGGTTTAACCACATATTTATAACTATTAATATTTGTGATAAAAACTATATAGGTTCGGCAGCTCAATTTGGTGCAGGCAATGTTTTTCCATTGTACTTATATCCCGAAATCAACAAACAGCAAAATCTCCCAGAACACACCGAAAGAACACCGAATTTAAAGAAAGAAATTGTTGGCCAAATAGCAGAAAATTTAGGCTTGACCTTTATCGCTAAAAAAGAAGTTGAAGGTAATGTGTGTATGGCAAACAATGAAGACGTTCGACCAGATTTTAGGCAAACTTTCGCTCCAATCGATATTCTCGATTATATTTATGCTGTTTTGCATTCACATGCTTACAGGGAAAAATATAAGGAATCCCTGAAAATAGGTTTTCCAAGAGTTCCTTATCCAAAAAATACGGATTCATTTTGGAAACTGATAAAAGTGGGCGGGGAAATAAGGCAAATCCATTTGCTGGAATCCCGAAAAGTTGAGGATTACAATGCAAGCTATCCAAAAGATGGTAACAACCAAATAAAAACTAAAATTGCCGAAAAAGACTGGGAGTTATTTGATAAGGAAAACCAACTTGGTAGAATATGGATAAATGAAGATCAGTATTTTGATGACATTCCATTAATAGCTTGGGAGTTTTATATTGGTGGCTATCAACCTGCTCAAAAATGGTTAAAAGAGCGTAGAGGGCGCACGCTAGTGGTTGATGATATTTTACATTATCAAAAAATAATAGTTGCTTTACTTAAAACTGACCGAATTATGAAAGAAATGGATAAAATAGAAATTGAGTAA
- a CDS encoding cupin domain-containing protein, whose product MKTASLTNDLEYNEKNPNIKVLLDTNSGKEIRIVFKKGQIMKKHQTPFPIVVEIFEGSIEFGVNEEVHMVKKGDLLALEANVPHDLIAVEDSIVRLSLNKADSAKRVEDVAKNS is encoded by the coding sequence ATGAAAACAGCATCTTTAACCAACGATCTTGAATACAATGAAAAAAACCCCAATATCAAAGTATTATTGGATACCAATAGCGGAAAGGAAATTAGAATTGTCTTTAAAAAAGGTCAAATCATGAAAAAACACCAGACTCCCTTCCCCATCGTTGTGGAAATATTCGAAGGCAGTATAGAGTTTGGGGTTAACGAGGAAGTTCATATGGTAAAGAAGGGAGATTTACTTGCGTTGGAGGCTAATGTACCTCATGATCTTATCGCGGTGGAAGATAGCATTGTAAGGTTGAGCTTGAATAAAGCAGATTCCGCTAAGCGTGTAGAAGATGTTGCCAAAAATTCATAA
- a CDS encoding SCO family protein, which translates to MKKILVLAFLSALLVTSCNQNTEKKSEEIAEVESEEFSEMSIYNLPTTWTTQDGEDIKLHDLEGDVLVMVMIYTSCTAACPRLVADMRNIEKALPAEVKPEVKMIFVSIDPETDTPERLKAFAKENLLDEEPWMFLRSSEENTREFAAVLAVNYKQITPIDFSHSNIISVFNRKGEMVFQQEGLGVNSDNTIKSIIKTAKKG; encoded by the coding sequence TTGAAAAAGATATTGGTTTTGGCATTTTTAAGTGCTTTATTGGTAACCTCTTGTAATCAAAACACAGAGAAAAAGTCTGAAGAAATTGCAGAAGTAGAATCTGAAGAATTTTCTGAAATGTCTATTTACAACCTGCCCACAACCTGGACGACCCAAGATGGGGAAGATATAAAATTACACGACTTAGAGGGTGATGTTCTTGTAATGGTGATGATATACACCTCTTGTACCGCAGCGTGCCCAAGGTTGGTAGCAGATATGAGGAATATTGAAAAAGCACTGCCGGCAGAGGTCAAGCCTGAAGTGAAGATGATTTTTGTAAGCATAGATCCAGAAACAGATACCCCGGAAAGACTAAAAGCATTTGCAAAAGAGAACCTTTTGGACGAAGAACCTTGGATGTTTTTAAGGTCTTCAGAAGAAAATACACGGGAATTTGCTGCCGTTTTAGCTGTAAATTATAAACAAATTACCCCAATAGATTTTTCCCATTCCAATATCATCAGCGTGTTCAATAGAAAAGGTGAAATGGTTTTCCAACAGGAAGGGCTTGGAGTAAATTCTGACAACACCATAAAAAGTATCATCAAGACTGCTAAGAAAGGCTGA
- a CDS encoding ATP-binding protein: MIKRDLEEKIINRFGTGKAILLIGPRQVGKTTLFNKLLEGKEYLFLNGDDPTVRKLISNPNLEQLKNIIGNYKIVFIDEAQRIDNIGLTLKLITDQLKSVQLLVSGSSAFELNNQTQEPLTGRKWEYQLYPISWGEFESNVGYLKAEQQLELRVIYGMYPDVINNFGDEKEILKQLTDSYLYKDLLSYGGIRKPEILEKLLRALAFQIGSEVSYNELAQLLGIDKKTVSNYIDLLCQAYVVFKLPSFSKNLRNEIKTNQKIYFYDTGVRNMIIGDLNPLEVRQDKGNLWENFLISERLKKNAYSGSLAKGYFWRTVQQQEIDYVEEEAGTITGFEIKWNAKSKVKIPRTFTGTYNTEVKIITRENFRMFLK, encoded by the coding sequence ATGATCAAGAGAGACTTAGAAGAGAAGATTATAAATCGTTTTGGTACTGGTAAAGCGATTCTGTTAATTGGTCCACGACAAGTGGGTAAAACTACACTTTTCAACAAGTTATTGGAAGGAAAAGAATATCTCTTTTTAAATGGTGATGATCCAACTGTCAGAAAATTAATTTCCAATCCGAATTTAGAACAACTCAAAAATATTATTGGTAACTACAAAATTGTGTTTATAGATGAAGCACAGCGCATAGATAATATAGGATTAACACTAAAATTAATTACAGATCAACTAAAATCTGTTCAATTACTTGTGAGTGGCTCATCTGCTTTCGAATTAAATAACCAAACACAAGAACCGCTTACAGGTAGAAAATGGGAATATCAGCTCTACCCTATTTCTTGGGGCGAATTTGAATCGAATGTTGGATATCTTAAAGCTGAACAACAATTAGAACTAAGAGTTATTTATGGGATGTATCCAGATGTCATTAATAATTTTGGTGATGAAAAAGAAATCCTAAAACAACTTACAGATAGCTACTTATATAAGGATCTTCTAAGTTATGGTGGAATACGCAAGCCAGAAATACTTGAAAAATTATTACGTGCTTTGGCTTTTCAGATAGGAAGTGAAGTAAGTTATAATGAATTAGCACAATTGTTAGGTATAGATAAAAAAACTGTCTCCAATTATATTGACTTGCTATGCCAAGCATATGTGGTTTTTAAACTTCCAAGCTTCAGCAAGAACTTAAGAAATGAAATTAAAACCAATCAAAAAATATACTTCTATGATACAGGCGTTAGAAATATGATTATTGGTGATTTAAATCCTCTAGAAGTGCGCCAGGACAAAGGTAATCTTTGGGAAAATTTTTTAATTTCAGAACGATTGAAAAAAAACGCTTACAGTGGCTCACTAGCCAAAGGCTATTTTTGGAGAACTGTTCAGCAGCAAGAAATTGATTATGTAGAGGAAGAAGCGGGAACAATTACTGGTTTTGAAATAAAATGGAATGCAAAAAGTAAGGTGAAAATTCCTAGAACGTTTACAGGGACCTACAATACAGAAGTGAAAATTATTACACGAGAAAACTTTAGAATGTTTTTAAAGTAA
- the nirK gene encoding copper-containing nitrite reductase, translated as MKSISYFSKKSIFKSRLALLASLIILLSIYSCKPEEEKTEDMRTEAKIEAHLTSPPFVPAPVGARKAAKLVVDMEIVEKVGEMTGGVKYTYWTFGGSVPGSFIRTRVGDEVEFHLKNHPDNKLPHNIDLHAVTGPGGGAESSFVAPGQEKVFSFKTLNPGLYVYHCATAPVGMHIANGMYGLILVEPKGGLPPVDKEYYVMQGDFYTEGAYGKPGLQPFNMQKAIDENPDYVVFNGAVGSLSGDNALTAQVGETVRLFVGNGGPNLVSSFHLIGEIFDKVYLEGGNMINENVQTTLVPAGGAAIVEFKVDVPGSFILVDHSIFRAFNKGALGVLKVEGKENEKVYSGTQLEKTYLPEGSTIQAMPVAEKSTEPEVEQVKSLEEQMKQGKQIYMQTCFACHQANGQGIAGAFPPLANSDYLNEDTNRAINAVIHGLTGEITVNGEKYNSVMTSQNLTDAEIADVMTYIYNNWGNNKTKVTPAMVKAQRK; from the coding sequence ATGAAGAGTATATCTTATTTCAGCAAAAAAAGTATTTTTAAATCTAGACTTGCTTTATTGGCATCTCTGATAATTTTATTAAGTATTTATTCCTGCAAGCCTGAGGAAGAAAAGACTGAAGATATGCGAACAGAAGCAAAGATCGAAGCGCATTTGACTTCACCACCATTTGTTCCCGCACCGGTGGGAGCCAGAAAGGCTGCTAAGCTTGTGGTGGATATGGAAATAGTTGAAAAAGTAGGAGAGATGACAGGTGGCGTAAAATATACCTACTGGACATTTGGAGGATCTGTACCTGGGAGTTTTATTAGGACCAGAGTGGGGGATGAGGTGGAATTTCATTTGAAGAACCATCCAGACAATAAACTCCCTCATAATATAGACCTGCATGCGGTAACAGGTCCTGGTGGAGGTGCTGAGTCCTCTTTTGTAGCTCCCGGTCAGGAAAAAGTATTTTCATTTAAAACCTTGAATCCAGGACTTTATGTTTATCACTGTGCGACCGCCCCTGTGGGTATGCACATTGCAAACGGGATGTATGGTTTGATCTTGGTAGAACCAAAAGGAGGTTTGCCTCCTGTAGATAAAGAATACTACGTTATGCAGGGGGATTTCTATACTGAAGGTGCTTATGGAAAACCAGGCCTTCAGCCTTTCAATATGCAGAAGGCCATAGATGAAAACCCAGATTATGTTGTTTTCAACGGTGCCGTAGGTTCTTTAAGCGGAGACAACGCCCTTACTGCCCAAGTTGGGGAAACTGTAAGGTTGTTTGTGGGGAATGGAGGACCTAACTTGGTATCCTCTTTCCACCTTATTGGGGAGATATTTGATAAAGTGTATTTAGAAGGAGGGAATATGATCAATGAGAATGTTCAAACCACCCTTGTCCCAGCCGGTGGTGCTGCAATAGTTGAATTTAAAGTGGATGTTCCAGGATCTTTTATCCTTGTGGACCACTCCATATTCCGGGCCTTTAACAAAGGTGCCCTCGGTGTGCTAAAGGTTGAAGGAAAGGAAAATGAAAAGGTATATTCCGGTACCCAGCTGGAAAAAACCTATTTACCGGAGGGTAGTACGATACAAGCGATGCCAGTTGCTGAAAAATCCACAGAGCCTGAAGTTGAGCAGGTAAAATCTTTGGAAGAACAAATGAAGCAGGGAAAACAAATTTATATGCAAACATGTTTTGCCTGTCACCAAGCAAATGGACAAGGTATTGCAGGCGCTTTCCCTCCTTTGGCAAATTCAGATTACCTGAACGAGGATACCAATAGGGCTATAAATGCAGTGATCCATGGGTTAACTGGGGAGATCACGGTAAATGGAGAAAAATATAATTCTGTTATGACAAGTCAAAACCTTACCGATGCGGAGATTGCAGATGTAATGACCTATATTTATAATAATTGGGGCAACAACAAAACGAAAGTTACCCCTGCCATGGTGAAGGCACAAAGGAAATAA
- a CDS encoding IS982 family transposase, with product MISNDKVTGIFFDIDEVCKVFEPAFTQKLLEDGKKRRKMTFTMSMGEILTITVIFQLSGHRTFKHFYLFYVQKHMKAEFPDTVSYNRFTELMQANMLPLVLFMKTCCLGECTGISFIDSTPVRVCKNKRIGSHKVFEGIATTAKSTVGWFHGFKLHIIVNDKGEILNFVITQGNMDDREPLKEGNILKEVFGSLYADKGYISKNLTAMLFDDGLHLVTGIRNNMKNVLMTMRDKILLGKRSVIGTINDQLKNICHAEHSRHRSFGNFITNLVASLIAYSFQEKKPGIKFEEQPHVGSQLALFC from the coding sequence ATGATTTCTAATGATAAAGTTACTGGAATTTTCTTTGACATCGATGAGGTCTGTAAGGTTTTTGAACCTGCTTTTACACAAAAACTTCTGGAGGACGGAAAAAAACGCAGAAAAATGACCTTCACGATGTCGATGGGCGAGATCCTCACCATTACGGTCATCTTTCAACTCAGCGGACACAGGACCTTCAAACACTTTTATCTTTTTTACGTTCAAAAGCATATGAAAGCCGAATTTCCTGATACTGTTTCCTATAATCGTTTTACTGAATTGATGCAGGCCAATATGCTACCACTTGTTCTATTTATGAAGACCTGTTGCCTGGGAGAGTGCACGGGGATCTCCTTTATCGATTCCACCCCCGTTAGGGTCTGCAAGAACAAGCGCATTGGTTCACACAAAGTCTTTGAGGGGATAGCAACCACCGCAAAGTCCACAGTTGGCTGGTTCCACGGTTTCAAGCTCCATATCATTGTGAACGATAAGGGGGAAATCCTGAATTTCGTTATCACCCAGGGAAATATGGACGACAGGGAACCTCTTAAAGAAGGGAACATATTGAAGGAGGTATTTGGAAGCCTATATGCAGATAAAGGATATATATCAAAGAATCTTACAGCGATGCTGTTTGATGACGGGCTGCACCTGGTCACCGGGATACGCAATAATATGAAAAACGTACTGATGACAATGAGGGACAAGATATTGCTGGGAAAACGTTCGGTAATAGGGACGATAAACGATCAGCTCAAGAATATTTGCCATGCCGAGCATTCAAGGCACAGAAGCTTTGGGAATTTTATAACCAATCTGGTGGCCAGCCTGATCGCCTACTCCTTCCAAGAGAAAAAACCAGGAATAAAGTTTGAAGAACAACCTCATGTGGGTAGTCAACTTGCATTATTCTGCTAA
- a CDS encoding formylglycine-generating enzyme family protein: MGNRKLILMFLTVIGITSLTGFSQEVTEMAQVKGGSYIPLYGTDSTKVKVQSFLLDIYPVTNKEFLQFVQENPKWKKSRAIKIFADERYLYNWESDEGFDKNISPDSPVTNVSWFAAKNYCECQGKRLPTMDEWEYTAMADEDTPDARIKESYNQKILSWYESPDSHKNKVGSTFKNYWGIYDMHGLVWEWTSDFNSVMISGESRAGSEADRNLFCGSGALGASDLMNYAAFMRYAFRGSIKATYSIKNLGFRCAKDIENL, translated from the coding sequence ATGGGTAACCGAAAATTAATTTTGATGTTCCTAACTGTTATAGGGATTACAAGTTTGACCGGTTTTTCACAAGAGGTAACAGAAATGGCCCAGGTGAAAGGGGGATCTTATATCCCGCTTTACGGAACCGATTCTACAAAGGTAAAGGTGCAAAGTTTCCTTTTGGATATATACCCGGTAACCAATAAAGAGTTCCTGCAATTTGTGCAGGAAAACCCGAAGTGGAAAAAATCCAGGGCTATAAAAATTTTTGCAGATGAACGCTATTTGTACAACTGGGAAAGTGATGAGGGTTTCGATAAAAATATATCACCAGATTCCCCAGTTACAAACGTTTCCTGGTTTGCTGCCAAAAACTACTGTGAGTGCCAGGGAAAACGATTGCCTACCATGGATGAATGGGAATATACCGCAATGGCAGATGAAGACACCCCAGATGCAAGGATTAAAGAAAGCTACAATCAAAAAATCCTTTCTTGGTACGAAAGTCCCGATTCCCATAAAAACAAGGTAGGAAGTACTTTCAAAAATTACTGGGGCATCTATGATATGCATGGTTTGGTTTGGGAATGGACCAGCGATTTCAACTCTGTCATGATTTCGGGGGAATCCAGGGCTGGTAGCGAAGCAGACAGGAATCTCTTTTGCGGAAGTGGGGCGTTAGGCGCATCTGATCTAATGAATTATGCGGCTTTTATGAGATATGCCTTTAGAGGAAGTATCAAAGCAACCTACTCCATCAAAAATTTGGGGTTCCGCTGTGCAAAGGATATAGAAAATTTATAA